One genomic region from uncultured Subdoligranulum sp. encodes:
- a CDS encoding diguanylate cyclase domain-containing protein, whose amino-acid sequence MKLKYTKEELAVEVTALEQVFDQVQIVDPYRGALLDPVTLEPGEECGSVPMLDDGGRGLQFDQDKMRIYQGIRVEDHPCVLLVHFRIPHDSNVSAGAQNSYDRAMAQYQDDMRRDYITGVYNARYIQEEYRSYAEKQAMQGKPVGAVMLRVNEYWNLRDKESEQAAECCLNTAAGILQLAVGTDRDHAVLARLEDGLFVAITVGMPAARLAQTIQEALESSRKVFSITLARRGTFTVSTASAEWGETSSWEMMLSLAQQRL is encoded by the coding sequence ATGAAGCTGAAATATACGAAGGAGGAACTGGCGGTTGAGGTAACAGCGCTGGAACAGGTCTTCGATCAGGTGCAGATTGTGGACCCCTACCGCGGGGCGCTGCTGGACCCTGTGACGCTGGAACCGGGCGAGGAGTGCGGCTCGGTGCCGATGCTGGATGACGGCGGCCGCGGTCTGCAGTTCGACCAGGACAAAATGCGCATCTACCAGGGCATCCGGGTGGAGGATCACCCCTGTGTGCTGCTGGTGCATTTCCGCATTCCCCATGACAGCAATGTGTCGGCGGGGGCGCAGAATTCCTACGACCGGGCCATGGCCCAGTACCAGGACGATATGCGCCGGGACTACATCACCGGTGTGTACAATGCCCGGTATATCCAGGAGGAATACCGCAGCTACGCCGAAAAGCAGGCCATGCAGGGCAAGCCGGTGGGCGCCGTGATGCTGCGCGTCAACGAATACTGGAACCTGCGGGACAAGGAGTCCGAGCAGGCGGCGGAGTGCTGCCTGAACACGGCGGCGGGCATTCTGCAGCTGGCCGTGGGCACCGACCGTGACCACGCCGTGCTGGCCCGGCTGGAGGACGGCCTGTTTGTGGCCATCACGGTGGGCATGCCGGCGGCCCGGCTGGCCCAGACCATCCAGGAGGCGCTGGAATCTTCCCGCAAGGTGTTCAGCATCACGCTGGCACGGCGGGGCACCTTCACGGTGAGCACCGCCAGCGCCGAATGGGGCGAGACTTCCTCCTGGGAAATGATGCTCTCCCTGGCCCAGCAGCGTCTGTGA
- a CDS encoding DUF523 domain-containing protein, whose product MRILVSACLLGENCKYNGGNNRCEALLRRLQGHEVLPVCPEVLSGLGVPRPCVELRDGVAYNQYGENVDAAFRAGVEKALAQIEGQQIDLVVLQSRSPTCGVKQIYDGTFSRRLIPGQGMLAAALTARGYRVVDVEDIATVPEL is encoded by the coding sequence GTGAGAATCCTGGTCAGTGCCTGTCTGCTGGGGGAAAACTGCAAGTATAACGGCGGCAACAACCGCTGTGAAGCGCTGCTGCGGCGGCTGCAGGGCCATGAGGTCCTGCCGGTCTGCCCCGAGGTGCTCAGCGGCCTGGGCGTGCCCCGGCCCTGCGTGGAGCTGCGGGACGGTGTGGCCTACAACCAGTACGGCGAGAATGTGGACGCCGCCTTCCGGGCCGGGGTGGAAAAGGCCCTGGCGCAGATCGAAGGGCAGCAGATAGATCTGGTGGTGCTGCAATCCCGCAGCCCCACCTGCGGTGTCAAACAGATCTATGATGGCACCTTCTCCCGCCGTCTCATCCCTGGCCAGGGCATGCTGGCGGCGGCGCTCACCGCCCGGGGCTACCGGGTGGTGGATGTGGAGGACATCGCCACCGTGCCGGAACTCTGA
- a CDS encoding 5'-methylthioadenosine/adenosylhomocysteine nucleosidase produces the protein MIIGIMGAMPEEVDQLCARLQDVTCEHYAGVDYHCGTLQGRQVVVCCAGMGKANAASTVQVLCTRYGIDHLIFSGIAGNMTSKIGIGDVCVGETVFYHDAQLDMLAQSAPFLKEYRGDPALVQAALDACQACGVKAIAGRIATGDTFVGDAATKKAIEEKCHPDCVEMEGAAVSQVAGRNGVPCVVLRAMSDNADESGYEVLVVKQFSIADYVKTATEIVTTMIEHL, from the coding sequence ATGATCATCGGCATTATGGGCGCCATGCCCGAGGAAGTGGACCAGCTCTGTGCCCGGCTGCAGGATGTGACCTGCGAGCACTACGCCGGGGTGGACTACCACTGCGGCACGCTGCAGGGCAGGCAGGTGGTGGTCTGCTGCGCCGGCATGGGCAAGGCCAACGCCGCCAGCACCGTGCAGGTGCTCTGCACCAGGTACGGCATCGACCATCTGATTTTCAGCGGCATCGCCGGCAACATGACCAGCAAGATCGGCATCGGCGACGTATGCGTGGGCGAGACGGTGTTCTACCACGACGCCCAGCTGGACATGCTGGCCCAGAGCGCGCCGTTCTTGAAGGAATACCGGGGTGATCCCGCCCTGGTGCAGGCGGCGCTGGATGCCTGCCAGGCCTGCGGCGTGAAGGCCATCGCCGGCAGGATCGCCACCGGCGACACCTTTGTGGGGGATGCCGCCACCAAGAAGGCCATCGAGGAGAAATGCCATCCCGACTGTGTGGAGATGGAAGGCGCCGCGGTCAGCCAGGTGGCGGGCCGCAACGGGGTGCCCTGCGTGGTGCTGCGCGCCATGAGCGACAACGCCGACGAGAGCGGCTACGAAGTGCTGGTGGTCAAGCAGTTCAGCATTGCGGACTATGTGAAGACCGCCACCGAGATCGTCACCACCATGATCGAGCATCTGTAA
- the ychF gene encoding redox-regulated ATPase YchF yields the protein MKLGIVGLPNVGKSTLFNAITSTRNAQAANYPFCTIEPNSGIVAVPDARLDKLAEVWQTDKKTPAIVEFVDIAGLVKGAAHGAGLGNKFLGHIRECDALVHVVRCFDDDNIVHVVEDVNKPEGVDPIRDIDAIDLELILADLEVVNNRLGRQQKAAKTGNKAAAAEAAWLAELAAHLEAEKPARTFAFDEEDDAQKAARKELGLLSAKPVIYACNVGEDDLLGGLDENKYYPLVVARAEAEGAQALPICAKTEEDIADSTPEEKLAFLQEMGIESTGLDKLIKASYELLGLISFLTDGKKECRAWTIKKGTKAPQAAGKIHSDFERGFIRAQVIHYQDLADADFNYAAVKSKGLQHTEGKDYVVQDGDVIEFLFNV from the coding sequence ATGAAATTAGGTATCGTCGGATTGCCCAACGTGGGCAAATCGACCCTGTTCAATGCCATCACCTCCACCCGCAACGCCCAGGCCGCCAACTATCCGTTCTGCACCATCGAGCCGAACTCCGGCATCGTGGCCGTGCCGGACGCCCGCCTGGACAAGCTGGCCGAGGTGTGGCAGACCGATAAAAAGACGCCCGCCATCGTGGAATTCGTGGACATCGCCGGCCTCGTGAAGGGTGCCGCCCACGGCGCCGGCCTGGGCAACAAGTTCCTGGGCCACATCCGGGAGTGCGACGCCCTGGTGCATGTGGTGCGCTGCTTCGACGACGACAACATCGTCCACGTGGTGGAGGATGTGAACAAGCCGGAGGGCGTGGACCCCATCCGGGACATTGACGCCATCGACCTGGAGCTGATCCTGGCCGACCTGGAAGTGGTGAACAACCGCCTGGGCCGCCAACAGAAGGCCGCCAAGACCGGCAACAAGGCCGCGGCCGCCGAGGCTGCCTGGTTGGCCGAGCTGGCCGCCCATCTGGAGGCCGAGAAGCCCGCCCGCACCTTTGCCTTTGACGAGGAGGACGACGCCCAGAAGGCGGCCCGCAAGGAGCTGGGTCTGCTCTCCGCCAAGCCGGTGATCTACGCCTGCAACGTGGGCGAGGACGATCTGCTGGGCGGCCTGGATGAGAACAAGTACTACCCGCTGGTGGTGGCCCGGGCCGAGGCCGAGGGCGCCCAGGCGCTGCCCATCTGCGCCAAGACCGAGGAGGATATCGCCGATTCCACGCCGGAGGAGAAACTGGCTTTCCTGCAGGAGATGGGCATCGAGTCCACCGGCCTGGACAAGCTGATCAAGGCCAGCTATGAACTGCTGGGCCTCATCAGCTTCCTGACGGACGGCAAGAAGGAATGCCGCGCCTGGACCATCAAAAAGGGCACCAAGGCCCCCCAGGCCGCTGGCAAGATCCACTCGGATTTCGAGCGGGGCTTCATCCGTGCCCAGGTCATCCACTACCAGGACCTGGCCGACGCCGACTTCAACTACGCGGCGGTGAAATCCAAGGGCCTGCAGCACACCGAGGGCAAGGACTATGTGGTGCAGGACGGCGACGTGATCGAGTTCCTGTTCAACGTCTGA